A window of the Helianthus annuus cultivar XRQ/B chromosome 4, HanXRQr2.0-SUNRISE, whole genome shotgun sequence genome harbors these coding sequences:
- the LOC110938194 gene encoding serrate RNA effector molecule isoform X4 translates to MFYLFIFFVKFLFCVKSYKHLSAFVNWESARGGYNDQVNTLREGLMSYKQFIQELEDGVLPSEAERRYQEYKSQYISTQNWMALLMFLIKANIQNPKSLTIEVDSGSNFTHNTGTESSEP, encoded by the exons atgttttatttatttattttttttgttaagtttTTATTTTGTGTGAAGTCTTATAAGCATCTATCTGCTTTTGTAAATTGGGAATCGGCTCGCGGAGGTTACAATGATCAGGTCAATACCCTCAG AGAAGGGTTGATGTCTTATAAGCAATTTATTCAGGAGCTTGAAGATGGTGTTCTGCCATCAGAAGCTGAACGAAG GTATCAAGAATACAAGTCACAATATATATCAACTCAGAATTGGATGGCACTATTG ATGTTTCTCATCAAAGCGAatattcaaaaccctaaatcgtTAACAATCGAAGTGGATTCAG GTTCAAATTTTACACACAATACAGGGACTGAGTCAAGTGAACCGTGA
- the LOC110938194 gene encoding serrate RNA effector molecule isoform X3 has protein sequence MFYLFIFFVKFLFCVKSYKHLSAFVNWESARGGYNDQVNTLREGLMSYKQFIQELEDGVLPSEAERRYQEYKSQYISTQNWMALLQMFLIKANIQNPKSLTIEVDSGSNFTHNTGTESSEP, from the exons atgttttatttatttattttttttgttaagtttTTATTTTGTGTGAAGTCTTATAAGCATCTATCTGCTTTTGTAAATTGGGAATCGGCTCGCGGAGGTTACAATGATCAGGTCAATACCCTCAG AGAAGGGTTGATGTCTTATAAGCAATTTATTCAGGAGCTTGAAGATGGTGTTCTGCCATCAGAAGCTGAACGAAG GTATCAAGAATACAAGTCACAATATATATCAACTCAGAATTGGATGGCACTATTG CAGATGTTTCTCATCAAAGCGAatattcaaaaccctaaatcgtTAACAATCGAAGTGGATTCAG GTTCAAATTTTACACACAATACAGGGACTGAGTCAAGTGAACCGTGA
- the LOC110938194 gene encoding uncharacterized protein LOC110938194 isoform X2, producing the protein MFYLFIFFVKFLFCVKSYKHLSAFVNWESARGGYNDQVNTLREGLMSYKQFIQELEDGVLPSEAERRYQEYKSQYISTQNWMALLMFLIKANIQNPKSLTIEVDSGMFSLIYINFCCFKSYITIILPTTVTLYVLCIRSPNTNNRLAY; encoded by the exons atgttttatttatttattttttttgttaagtttTTATTTTGTGTGAAGTCTTATAAGCATCTATCTGCTTTTGTAAATTGGGAATCGGCTCGCGGAGGTTACAATGATCAGGTCAATACCCTCAG AGAAGGGTTGATGTCTTATAAGCAATTTATTCAGGAGCTTGAAGATGGTGTTCTGCCATCAGAAGCTGAACGAAG GTATCAAGAATACAAGTCACAATATATATCAACTCAGAATTGGATGGCACTATTG ATGTTTCTCATCAAAGCGAatattcaaaaccctaaatcgtTAACAATCGAAGTGGATTCAGGTATGTTTAGTCttatttacataaatttttgctgCTTTAAATCTTACATTACTATTATTCTACCTACCACTGTTACTTTATATGTATTGTGCATCAGAAGCCCTAATACCAACAATCGTTTAGCATACTGA
- the LOC110938194 gene encoding uncharacterized protein LOC110938194 isoform X1, which translates to MFYLFIFFVKFLFCVKSYKHLSAFVNWESARGGYNDQVNTLREGLMSYKQFIQELEDGVLPSEAERRYQEYKSQYISTQNWMALLQMFLIKANIQNPKSLTIEVDSGMFSLIYINFCCFKSYITIILPTTVTLYVLCIRSPNTNNRLAY; encoded by the exons atgttttatttatttattttttttgttaagtttTTATTTTGTGTGAAGTCTTATAAGCATCTATCTGCTTTTGTAAATTGGGAATCGGCTCGCGGAGGTTACAATGATCAGGTCAATACCCTCAG AGAAGGGTTGATGTCTTATAAGCAATTTATTCAGGAGCTTGAAGATGGTGTTCTGCCATCAGAAGCTGAACGAAG GTATCAAGAATACAAGTCACAATATATATCAACTCAGAATTGGATGGCACTATTG CAGATGTTTCTCATCAAAGCGAatattcaaaaccctaaatcgtTAACAATCGAAGTGGATTCAGGTATGTTTAGTCttatttacataaatttttgctgCTTTAAATCTTACATTACTATTATTCTACCTACCACTGTTACTTTATATGTATTGTGCATCAGAAGCCCTAATACCAACAATCGTTTAGCATACTGA
- the LOC110938194 gene encoding serrate RNA effector molecule isoform X5 produces MFYLFIFFVKFLFCVKSYKHLSAFVNWESARGGYNDQVNTLREGLMSYKQFIQELEDGVLPSEAERRRNEAARKLAKEFLHDLQNGSLDFRCFSSKRIFKTLNR; encoded by the exons atgttttatttatttattttttttgttaagtttTTATTTTGTGTGAAGTCTTATAAGCATCTATCTGCTTTTGTAAATTGGGAATCGGCTCGCGGAGGTTACAATGATCAGGTCAATACCCTCAG AGAAGGGTTGATGTCTTATAAGCAATTTATTCAGGAGCTTGAAGATGGTGTTCTGCCATCAGAAGCTGAACGAAG GAGAAATGAGGCGGCTCGAAAGCTGGCTAAGGAGTTTTTGCATGACTTGCAAAATGGGTCATTAGACTT CAGATGTTTCTCATCAAAGCGAatattcaaaaccctaaatcgtTAA
- the LOC110938194 gene encoding serrate RNA effector molecule isoform X6, protein MFYLFIFFVKFLFCVKSYKHLSAFVNWESARGGYNDQVNTLREGLMSYKQFIQELEDGVLPSEAERRRNEAARKLAKEFLHDLQNGSLDLRQKLSRAEKFFR, encoded by the exons atgttttatttatttattttttttgttaagtttTTATTTTGTGTGAAGTCTTATAAGCATCTATCTGCTTTTGTAAATTGGGAATCGGCTCGCGGAGGTTACAATGATCAGGTCAATACCCTCAG AGAAGGGTTGATGTCTTATAAGCAATTTATTCAGGAGCTTGAAGATGGTGTTCTGCCATCAGAAGCTGAACGAAG GAGAAATGAGGCGGCTCGAAAGCTGGCTAAGGAGTTTTTGCATGACTTGCAAAATGGGTCATTAGACTT GAGACAAAAGCTATCAAGAGCAGAGAAATTCTTTAGATGA
- the LOC110938194 gene encoding serrate RNA effector molecule isoform X7, which produces MFYLFIFFVKFLFCVKSYKHLSAFVNWESARGGYNDQVNTLREGLMSYKQFIQELEDGVLPSEAERRYQEYKSQYISTQNWMALLETKAIKSREIL; this is translated from the exons atgttttatttatttattttttttgttaagtttTTATTTTGTGTGAAGTCTTATAAGCATCTATCTGCTTTTGTAAATTGGGAATCGGCTCGCGGAGGTTACAATGATCAGGTCAATACCCTCAG AGAAGGGTTGATGTCTTATAAGCAATTTATTCAGGAGCTTGAAGATGGTGTTCTGCCATCAGAAGCTGAACGAAG GTATCAAGAATACAAGTCACAATATATATCAACTCAGAATTGGATGGCACTATTG GAGACAAAAGCTATCAAGAGCAGAGAAATTCTTTAG